In Candidatus Eisenbacteria bacterium, a single genomic region encodes these proteins:
- a CDS encoding FtsX-like permease family protein — protein MNFWFLGETLRMAAQALFANRLRSVLALLGIVIGVGTVIGMVALINGFQRSFEKSIQSIGNNTIYIRRIRPGVNLGPGGIPDSLRQRRAFSMDDARAILAGAPAVRAIAPFKWPWADLKLRYRDKLTRFTFVYGTNEDYLITHGYDLARGRFFTTEEVERNANVVVLGKDVREALFGDGSGLGQRVHIGDIPFTVIGEFEAKGRFLGNNFDQVAAVPYTTIDKNFPSPQDVPPWFPKRGELFLDAIAWSPEQNDIAQQQIIEVLRVRRHLPSNKLNDFAIFTDDAFLQIYQQITGGIVALMTLISSISLLVGGIGVMNIMLVAVTERTREIGIRKALGAPRRAILTQFLVESMMLTALGGAIGVLLGAGISWLVKALSPLPTYVSPWSVVLALVFSATVGIFFGLYPAVRASRLDPVDSLRYE, from the coding sequence ATGAACTTCTGGTTTCTGGGCGAGACGCTGCGCATGGCGGCGCAGGCACTGTTCGCCAACCGTCTGCGGTCGGTGCTCGCGCTGCTCGGCATCGTGATCGGGGTCGGCACGGTGATCGGCATGGTGGCGCTGATCAACGGTTTTCAGCGCTCGTTCGAGAAGAGCATCCAGTCGATCGGCAACAACACGATCTACATCCGCCGCATCCGCCCGGGCGTGAACCTCGGCCCCGGCGGAATCCCCGACAGCCTGCGCCAGCGGCGTGCCTTTTCGATGGACGATGCGCGCGCGATTCTGGCCGGTGCTCCCGCGGTGCGCGCGATCGCTCCGTTCAAGTGGCCGTGGGCCGATCTCAAGCTTCGCTACCGTGACAAGCTCACGCGCTTCACGTTCGTCTACGGCACCAACGAGGACTACCTCATCACGCACGGCTACGACCTCGCGCGTGGGCGCTTCTTCACCACGGAAGAGGTGGAACGCAACGCGAACGTGGTGGTGCTCGGCAAGGACGTCCGGGAAGCCTTGTTCGGCGACGGCAGCGGGCTCGGCCAGCGCGTGCACATCGGGGACATTCCGTTCACGGTGATCGGCGAGTTCGAGGCCAAGGGACGCTTTCTCGGCAATAATTTCGATCAGGTCGCCGCGGTGCCGTACACCACGATCGACAAGAACTTCCCGTCGCCACAGGACGTCCCTCCGTGGTTCCCGAAACGCGGTGAGCTGTTCCTCGACGCGATTGCGTGGTCGCCGGAGCAGAACGACATCGCGCAGCAACAGATCATCGAGGTGCTGCGCGTGAGGCGACACCTGCCGAGCAACAAGCTGAACGACTTCGCGATCTTCACCGACGACGCATTCCTCCAGATCTACCAGCAGATCACCGGTGGAATCGTGGCGCTGATGACGCTCATCTCGTCGATTTCGCTGCTGGTCGGCGGGATCGGAGTGATGAACATCATGCTGGTCGCGGTCACCGAGCGAACGCGTGAGATCGGCATCCGCAAGGCGCTGGGCGCGCCGCGGCGCGCCATCCTGACCCAGTTCCTGGTCGAGTCGATGATGCTGACCGCGCTCGGCGGCGCGATCGGAGTCCTGCTGGGGGCGGGGATCTCGTGGCTGGTCAAGGCACTCAGTCCGCTGCCCACCTACGTCTCGCCCTGGTCCGTGGTGCTGGCGCTGGTGTTCTCGGCCACGGTCGGCATTTTCTTCGGACTCTATCCGGCCGTGCGCGCCTCGCGCCTCGATCCGGTCGACTCGCTGCGCTACGAGTAG
- the uvrA gene encoding excinuclease ABC subunit UvrA, which translates to MATRTEEPSTRRHGPGHDLTRRSVTPLTDIVIRGAREHNLQNLSLRLPRQSLIVVTGVSGSGKSSLAFDTLYAEGQRRYVESLSAYARQFLGQMEKPDVDAIEGLSPAIAIEQRSAGSNPRSTVATITEIYDYLRLLFARLGVQHCPSCGTRTRRQTTSEIVDQILAECGGRKVAVLAPFVRGRKGEYRKELEQIRKQGYLRARTDGAWVELDGIEKLAKTKRHDIDVVVDRLTLEASSRSRLADSVEAALALGNGMLTVARDGADDLHFSQGSACPKCGTSVPIVEPKSFSFNSPYGACKACDGLGTLMRVDPDRVVPDPSLSIRGNAIAAWGDAEGTWVGGTLEALAKSFKFSLDTPWKKLATRVREMLLQGAGERQLRYEFKLKKGSSWVHHGRFEGVIPNLERRYRETTSESVRKWIGGLMNPTPCAGCGGKRLRKESLAVLIDGIDIGAWCALSVASARERAAALEWKGPASVIAAPVLKEITSRLGFLDDVGLGYLTLDRTAGTLAGGEAQRIRLATQIGSQLTGVLYILDEPSIGLHHRDNQRLLRTLLQLRDLGNTLVVVEHDEETMRAADWLLDLGPGAGRHGGRLVAAGRPEEVAATAGSLTGEYLSGVRRIEIPKQRRAGNGQMLTVRGARANNLKQIDVEFPLGRLVCVSGVSGSGKSTLVNDILLAALERHLNDAAAVPAPHRKIEGLDHLDKVVAIDQSPIGRTPRSNPATYTGAFNFIRDLFAQLPESKVRGYGPGRFSFNVKGGRCEHCQGDGVRRIEMHFLPDVYVKCEICHGRRYDRETLEVLYKGRSIADVLEMTVEEGLEFLGAVPALRRKLETLRSVGLGYIHLGQSATTLSGGEAQRVKLATELSRVATGRTLYVLDEPTTGLHFEDVRALLEVLQALVERGNSVVVIEHNLDVIKSADWLVDLGPEGGDRGGHVVAAGTPEAVARVRSSHTGQALRALLTP; encoded by the coding sequence ATGGCGACCCGCACCGAAGAGCCTTCCACGCGCCGTCACGGTCCCGGTCACGATCTCACGCGTCGCAGCGTCACACCGCTGACCGACATCGTCATCCGGGGCGCGCGCGAGCACAATCTGCAGAACCTTTCGCTGCGGCTACCGCGCCAGAGTCTGATCGTGGTGACCGGCGTGTCGGGTTCCGGGAAGTCCTCGCTCGCGTTCGACACGCTCTACGCCGAGGGTCAGCGCCGCTACGTCGAGTCGCTGTCGGCGTATGCGCGGCAATTCCTCGGCCAGATGGAAAAGCCCGACGTCGACGCGATCGAGGGCCTGAGTCCTGCGATCGCGATCGAGCAGCGCAGCGCCGGATCGAATCCGCGCTCGACGGTGGCGACCATCACCGAGATCTACGACTATCTGCGGCTGCTGTTCGCGCGCCTCGGTGTCCAGCACTGCCCGTCCTGCGGCACTCGCACCCGGCGACAGACCACCTCCGAGATCGTCGATCAGATCCTCGCTGAATGCGGCGGCCGCAAGGTCGCGGTGCTGGCGCCGTTCGTGCGCGGGCGCAAAGGGGAGTACCGCAAGGAGCTGGAGCAGATCCGCAAGCAGGGCTACCTGCGCGCGCGAACCGACGGCGCGTGGGTCGAGCTGGACGGCATCGAGAAACTCGCCAAGACCAAGCGCCACGACATCGACGTGGTGGTCGATCGGCTCACGCTCGAGGCTTCCTCCCGATCGCGGCTTGCCGACTCGGTCGAAGCTGCGCTCGCGCTCGGCAACGGCATGCTGACGGTCGCGCGCGACGGTGCAGACGACCTGCACTTCAGCCAGGGCTCCGCGTGCCCCAAATGCGGCACCAGCGTCCCGATCGTCGAACCCAAGAGCTTCTCCTTCAATTCGCCGTACGGCGCCTGCAAGGCGTGCGACGGTCTGGGGACGCTGATGCGCGTGGATCCTGACCGCGTGGTCCCGGATCCGAGCCTCAGTATTCGGGGCAATGCGATCGCCGCGTGGGGTGACGCCGAAGGGACGTGGGTCGGCGGCACGCTCGAAGCACTCGCCAAGTCGTTCAAGTTCTCGCTCGACACGCCGTGGAAGAAGCTGGCCACGCGCGTGCGCGAGATGCTGCTTCAGGGCGCGGGGGAGCGTCAGCTCCGTTACGAGTTCAAGCTCAAGAAGGGCTCCTCGTGGGTGCATCACGGCCGTTTTGAAGGCGTGATCCCGAACCTCGAACGCCGCTACCGTGAGACCACCAGTGAATCGGTCCGCAAGTGGATCGGCGGGCTCATGAATCCGACTCCGTGCGCCGGGTGCGGCGGCAAGCGGCTGCGCAAGGAGAGCCTCGCGGTGCTGATCGACGGCATCGACATCGGAGCCTGGTGCGCACTCTCGGTCGCGAGCGCGCGCGAACGTGCGGCCGCGCTCGAGTGGAAGGGCCCGGCCTCCGTGATCGCGGCCCCGGTGTTGAAGGAGATCACCAGCCGGCTCGGATTCCTCGACGACGTGGGACTCGGCTACCTGACGCTCGACCGTACCGCGGGAACGCTCGCCGGCGGCGAGGCGCAACGTATCCGACTCGCGACCCAGATCGGCTCGCAGCTGACCGGCGTGCTCTACATCCTCGACGAGCCCTCGATCGGGCTGCACCATCGCGACAACCAGCGATTGCTTCGCACTCTGCTTCAACTGCGGGATCTGGGGAACACGCTGGTGGTGGTCGAACACGACGAAGAGACGATGCGCGCCGCCGACTGGCTGCTGGATCTGGGGCCCGGGGCCGGGCGGCATGGTGGGCGACTCGTCGCAGCCGGTCGTCCCGAAGAGGTCGCCGCGACGGCCGGCTCTCTGACCGGCGAATACCTGTCGGGGGTGCGTCGCATCGAGATTCCGAAGCAGCGACGCGCCGGCAACGGACAGATGCTCACGGTGCGGGGCGCTCGGGCGAACAACCTCAAACAGATCGACGTCGAGTTCCCGCTCGGACGACTGGTGTGCGTGAGCGGTGTGTCGGGCTCCGGCAAGAGCACGCTCGTCAATGACATCCTGCTCGCGGCACTCGAGCGGCATCTGAACGACGCCGCGGCGGTGCCGGCCCCGCATCGCAAGATCGAGGGTCTCGATCACCTCGACAAGGTGGTGGCGATCGACCAGAGCCCGATCGGACGCACCCCGCGATCGAATCCCGCGACCTACACCGGTGCCTTCAACTTCATCCGCGACCTGTTCGCTCAGCTGCCGGAATCCAAGGTGCGCGGATACGGACCGGGGCGCTTCTCGTTCAACGTGAAGGGCGGCCGATGCGAGCACTGTCAGGGCGATGGTGTGCGGCGCATCGAGATGCACTTCCTGCCGGACGTCTACGTGAAGTGTGAGATCTGTCACGGGCGTCGCTACGATCGCGAGACCCTCGAAGTGCTCTACAAGGGGCGCTCGATCGCCGATGTGCTGGAGATGACGGTCGAGGAGGGGCTCGAGTTCCTCGGCGCGGTGCCGGCGCTGCGACGCAAGCTCGAAACGCTGCGCTCGGTAGGGCTCGGCTACATCCACCTCGGGCAGTCGGCCACCACGTTGTCGGGTGGCGAAGCGCAGCGGGTCAAACTCGCGACCGAACTGTCGCGCGTGGCGACCGGGAGGACGCTGTACGTTCTCGACGAACCGACCACCGGCCTGCACTTCGAAGATGTGCGCGCACTTCTGGAAGTACTGCAGGCCCTGGTCGAGCGCGGCAACAGCGTGGTGGTGATCGAACACAACCTCGATGTCATCAAGTCGGCCGACTGGCTCGTGGATCTGGGGCCGGAAGGCGGCGACCGGGGCGGCCACGTGGTGGCCGCCGGAACTCCCGAAGCGGTGGCGCGCGTGCGGAGCTCTCATACCGGCCAGGCCCTTCGCGCCCTGCTCACTCCATGA
- the gcvT gene encoding glycine cleavage system aminomethyltransferase GcvT → MSSATTLKRTPFFEQHRAAGAKLVDFAGYEMPLRYRGDVEEHRRVRTGVGLFDVSHMGEFRVTGAGAVGFLDRAVTNDVAALEVGQALYTPICRPDGGIVDDALIYRAADHHMVVVNASNIAKDFAWLAEQCPADATLTDVSEDLALLALQGPRAAEVLRDHVPAAALVLGYYRFMIGPVFGVDAVISRTGYTGEDGFELYFHPRHAATIWEQLFSAGAPHGLEPIGLGARDTLRLEMAYMLYGNDIDDSTSPLAAGLGWTVKLGKSDFAGREVLVRQKQEGAARRLVGLEAEGRRVPRHGMAIERDGRAVGTVTSGAFGPSLERAIAMAYVDSASAALGTALEVVAGSTRIPVRTVKRPFYTQGTHR, encoded by the coding sequence ATGTCCTCCGCGACCACCCTCAAGCGCACTCCGTTCTTCGAACAACACCGCGCCGCCGGCGCGAAGCTGGTGGATTTCGCCGGCTACGAGATGCCGCTCCGCTATCGGGGGGACGTCGAGGAGCACCGCCGGGTGCGAACCGGTGTGGGGCTGTTCGACGTCTCGCACATGGGCGAATTTCGCGTCACCGGAGCGGGCGCCGTGGGCTTTCTGGATCGAGCCGTCACCAACGACGTCGCGGCGCTCGAGGTCGGGCAGGCGCTCTACACGCCGATCTGCCGGCCCGATGGCGGCATCGTCGACGACGCGCTGATCTATCGCGCAGCCGATCACCACATGGTGGTCGTCAACGCGAGCAACATCGCGAAGGACTTCGCATGGCTCGCGGAACAGTGTCCGGCCGACGCCACGCTCACCGACGTCTCCGAGGACCTCGCGCTGCTCGCGCTGCAGGGCCCGCGCGCCGCGGAGGTGCTGAGGGATCACGTTCCAGCCGCCGCGCTCGTGCTCGGCTACTACCGTTTCATGATCGGGCCGGTGTTCGGTGTCGACGCGGTGATTTCGCGCACCGGCTACACCGGTGAGGACGGCTTCGAGCTGTACTTCCATCCGCGCCATGCCGCCACGATCTGGGAGCAGCTGTTCTCGGCGGGTGCACCTCACGGACTCGAACCGATCGGCCTGGGTGCGCGCGACACGCTGCGCCTCGAGATGGCGTACATGTTGTATGGAAACGATATCGACGACTCAACCTCGCCGTTGGCGGCAGGACTCGGCTGGACGGTCAAACTCGGAAAGTCCGACTTCGCAGGCCGCGAGGTGCTGGTGCGTCAGAAGCAGGAAGGCGCGGCGCGCCGGCTGGTGGGACTCGAGGCCGAGGGGCGGCGGGTTCCACGTCACGGCATGGCGATCGAACGCGACGGACGTGCGGTCGGCACGGTGACCAGTGGTGCCTTCGGTCCCTCGCTCGAACGCGCGATCGCGATGGCGTACGTCGACAGCGCCAGCGCCGCACTCGGCACCGCGCTCGAAGTGGTCGCGGGCAGCACTCGCATTCCGGTCCGCACGGTGAAACGTCCGTTCTATACCCAGGGCACGCATCGCTAG
- the tdh gene encoding L-threonine 3-dehydrogenase, whose protein sequence is MPTTMRAIVKTASAPGAEIREVPVPSPGPRDLLLKVKRAGVCGTDLHIYVWDGWSQGRIRPPVTLGHEFVGEVVAIGSAVTNVQSGDRVSCESHIVCDHCVACRTGYAHVCENTRILGVDVNGGFAEYVVVPASNAWPAPANVPIEVAGVMEPLGNAVHTAFAGPLSGCNIAVTGCGPIGLFAIGVARAAGAVRVIASDVSPYRLELAKRMQADALINPAQENFVERTRALTGGHGLDGVLEMSGNPTAMRDGLAALRNGGRLSLLGLPHEPFELDWNRLVIFKGITIHGIVGRRMYDSWYQMDNLLGSGKLDIRPAITHQMPMERFDEAIALLRSGQAGKVVLVPWGEEA, encoded by the coding sequence ATTCCAACGACCATGCGGGCGATCGTCAAGACCGCGTCCGCACCCGGCGCCGAGATTCGCGAAGTGCCCGTGCCGTCTCCCGGGCCGCGCGACCTGCTGCTCAAGGTGAAGCGCGCGGGAGTGTGCGGCACCGATCTGCACATTTACGTGTGGGACGGCTGGTCGCAGGGACGCATCCGTCCTCCGGTGACGCTCGGGCACGAGTTCGTCGGCGAAGTCGTCGCGATCGGCTCCGCGGTCACGAACGTCCAATCCGGCGACCGGGTCTCCTGCGAGAGTCACATCGTGTGCGACCACTGCGTCGCGTGCCGGACCGGCTATGCGCACGTGTGCGAGAACACGCGGATCCTCGGCGTCGATGTGAACGGCGGTTTCGCCGAATACGTGGTGGTGCCGGCGAGCAATGCCTGGCCGGCCCCTGCGAACGTGCCGATCGAGGTCGCGGGCGTGATGGAGCCGCTCGGGAACGCCGTTCACACTGCATTCGCGGGGCCGCTGTCGGGTTGCAACATCGCGGTGACCGGGTGCGGCCCGATCGGCCTGTTCGCGATCGGCGTGGCGCGCGCGGCGGGTGCCGTGCGCGTGATCGCCTCCGACGTTTCGCCCTATCGACTCGAGCTCGCGAAGCGCATGCAGGCCGATGCGCTGATCAATCCGGCGCAGGAGAACTTCGTCGAGCGGACGCGCGCGCTCACCGGAGGCCACGGCCTCGACGGCGTGCTCGAGATGTCGGGCAACCCGACGGCGATGCGGGACGGACTCGCGGCGCTGCGCAACGGCGGCCGCCTGTCGCTGCTCGGCCTGCCGCACGAGCCGTTCGAACTCGACTGGAATCGCCTCGTGATCTTCAAGGGGATCACGATTCACGGCATCGTCGGTCGACGCATGTACGACAGCTGGTATCAGATGGACAACCTGTTGGGCTCGGGCAAGCTCGACATCCGTCCCGCGATCACGCACCAGATGCCGATGGAGCGCTTCGACGAGGCGATCGCGCTGCTGCGCTCGGGGCAGGCCGGCAAGGTGGTGCTGGTGCCGTGGGGCGAGGAGGCGTGA
- the kbl gene encoding glycine C-acetyltransferase has translation MFETLKPQLESELEAIRAGGLWKDERVLASAQGAEVRLTDGRQVVVMCANNYLGLSSDARVIEAAHRAIDSHGFGLSSVRFICGTQDLHRRLEQRISEFLGTEDTILYAACFDANGGVFEPLLGEADAIVSDALNHASIIDGVRLCKAQRWRYETNDMADLERCLREAVERGTRHRMIVTDGVFSMDGTIANLAAICELADRYRALVMVDDCHATGFLGANGRGSTEHCGVMGRVDILTGTLGKALGGALGGFTSGRREIIAMLRQRSRPYLFSNSLPPAVVGASLAVLDLLSESTALRDRLEANTRLFRDGMRAAGFELKPGHHPIVPIMLYDERLAHDMARRLLELGIYVIGFSFPVVPKGQARIRVQVSAAHERHHLERAIEAFAQAGRELGVLKTASS, from the coding sequence GTGTTCGAGACGCTGAAGCCTCAACTCGAGTCCGAACTCGAGGCGATTCGTGCCGGCGGCCTGTGGAAGGACGAACGCGTCCTGGCGTCCGCACAGGGCGCCGAAGTGCGCTTGACCGACGGCCGCCAGGTCGTGGTGATGTGCGCGAACAACTATCTGGGGCTTTCGAGCGACGCGCGCGTGATCGAGGCGGCACACCGTGCGATCGACAGCCACGGCTTCGGACTCTCGTCGGTGCGCTTCATCTGCGGCACGCAAGACCTGCATCGGCGTCTCGAGCAGCGCATCTCGGAGTTTCTGGGTACCGAGGACACGATTCTCTATGCCGCGTGCTTCGACGCGAATGGCGGCGTGTTCGAACCGCTGCTCGGCGAAGCGGACGCGATCGTTTCCGACGCGCTCAACCACGCGTCGATCATCGACGGCGTGCGGCTGTGCAAGGCGCAGCGATGGCGCTACGAAACCAACGACATGGCCGACCTCGAGCGATGCCTTCGGGAAGCGGTCGAGCGCGGAACTCGCCATCGGATGATCGTGACCGACGGCGTCTTCAGCATGGACGGCACGATCGCGAATCTGGCGGCAATCTGTGAACTGGCGGATCGCTATCGTGCGCTCGTGATGGTCGACGACTGTCATGCGACCGGATTCCTGGGTGCGAACGGGCGCGGGAGCACCGAGCACTGCGGGGTGATGGGTCGCGTCGACATCCTCACCGGCACGCTCGGCAAGGCGCTCGGCGGCGCACTCGGTGGCTTCACCAGCGGTCGGCGCGAGATCATCGCGATGCTGCGCCAGCGTTCGCGACCGTACCTGTTCTCGAACAGTCTGCCGCCCGCGGTGGTCGGCGCGAGCCTCGCGGTGCTCGACCTGCTGTCCGAGTCCACGGCGTTGCGCGATCGCCTCGAGGCGAATACGCGACTGTTCCGTGACGGGATGCGGGCGGCAGGCTTCGAGCTCAAACCCGGGCATCATCCGATCGTGCCCATCATGCTGTACGACGAGCGGCTCGCTCACGACATGGCGCGTCGGCTGCTCGAACTCGGGATCTACGTGATCGGGTTCTCCTTCCCGGTGGTCCCGAAGGGTCAGGCGCGGATCCGCGTGCAGGTGTCGGCGGCGCACGAGCGGCATCATCTCGAACGCGCGATCGAAGCATTCGCGCAGGCCGGTCGCGAGCTCGGAGTGTTGAAGACCGCGTCGTCTTGA